The following are encoded in a window of Acidicapsa ligni genomic DNA:
- a CDS encoding TolB family protein has translation MNRKLPASLLAWVSCALILCAMATRARSQSAPTSLGVFDGHNDVGTVLHAGTVDFDSAKGAYTITGSGENMWLTKDAFHFLWKKTSGDVSLTADIHFPSAGTNPHRKAVLVIRQNLDADSVYVDAALHGSGLTALQYRSAIGDETHDIEWNISAPQRLRIDKRGDTITMYMSTNGEPLHPAGAAVKLHLEGEFYIGLGVCSHDKNVIEKAVFSNVQLKPIAPAIADAKPILYSTLRTIATNPESPIQTNVFTAQGLFAAPNWTRDGKSLLFDQSGKIMSIPVDGGTPHALDTGIATNCGSSHGLSPDGKWLAATCFVAGDPGARIYIFPSGGGAARLVTKNPASWWHGWSPDGKTLAFVRPGSDGLNIDTISVDGGEESAATTGAGIHDDPDYSPDGQYIYFNSNRGGGTMQIWRMHPDGSQPEQVTSDERNNWTPHISPDDKWMVFVSYDKSVTGHLPNKDIQLRLMSLGDKKIRTLVDIVGGAGTINVPSWAPDSSHLAFVSFELVPADAK, from the coding sequence GTGAATCGAAAGCTTCCTGCATCGCTGCTTGCCTGGGTGAGTTGTGCCCTGATTTTATGTGCAATGGCTACCCGAGCAAGATCTCAATCTGCGCCAACGTCCTTAGGCGTCTTCGACGGCCACAACGATGTGGGCACAGTGCTTCATGCAGGAACCGTAGATTTTGACTCCGCTAAGGGCGCGTACACGATCACCGGGTCGGGTGAGAACATGTGGCTTACAAAGGATGCGTTCCATTTTTTATGGAAGAAGACTTCCGGCGATGTATCCCTGACTGCGGATATTCATTTTCCCTCGGCAGGTACGAATCCGCATCGTAAAGCTGTTCTTGTGATCCGTCAAAATCTCGATGCGGACTCTGTTTATGTTGACGCTGCCTTGCATGGTTCAGGGCTTACGGCGCTTCAATACAGATCTGCCATTGGAGATGAGACGCACGATATCGAGTGGAACATTAGTGCACCCCAGCGGCTCCGCATTGATAAGCGAGGGGACACAATCACCATGTACATGAGTACGAACGGTGAACCACTCCACCCCGCAGGTGCCGCCGTCAAACTCCATCTCGAAGGAGAGTTTTACATCGGTCTTGGCGTCTGCTCACACGACAAGAATGTTATAGAAAAAGCAGTCTTTTCAAATGTCCAACTGAAGCCGATTGCTCCTGCTATCGCCGATGCAAAACCAATTCTCTACAGCACTCTGCGCACGATTGCAACCAATCCTGAATCGCCAATCCAGACGAATGTTTTTACTGCCCAGGGGCTATTCGCCGCACCAAATTGGACACGTGATGGGAAGTCGCTGCTTTTTGATCAGAGCGGAAAGATTATGAGCATCCCCGTAGATGGTGGTACGCCTCATGCATTGGATACGGGCATTGCAACGAACTGCGGCAGTAGTCATGGTCTCTCTCCGGATGGCAAGTGGCTGGCGGCTACCTGCTTCGTTGCTGGAGATCCGGGTGCACGCATTTACATCTTCCCATCCGGCGGAGGTGCTGCTCGCCTGGTGACGAAGAATCCAGCATCGTGGTGGCACGGCTGGTCTCCCGATGGAAAGACCCTGGCATTTGTTCGCCCAGGCAGCGATGGCCTCAATATCGATACGATCTCTGTGGATGGCGGGGAAGAAAGCGCAGCCACCACTGGCGCTGGAATCCACGACGATCCCGATTACTCACCGGATGGACAATACATTTACTTCAATTCGAATCGCGGTGGTGGCACCATGCAGATATGGCGCATGCATCCGGATGGAAGCCAGCCAGAACAGGTCACATCGGATGAGCGCAACAACTGGACGCCGCATATCTCCCCCGACGACAAATGGATGGTCTTTGTCTCTTATGACAAGAGTGTTACGGGCCACCTGCCGAACAAGGACATTCAGCTTCGCCTCATGTCTCTCGGTGACAAGAAGATCAGAACCCTTGTCGATATCGTTGGCGGCGCTGGCACGATCAATGTTCCATCATGGGCGCCTGACAGCAGCCATCTGGCCTTCGTCAGCTTTGAGTTGGTACCCGCTGATGCGAAGTGA
- a CDS encoding MFS transporter: protein MSTVPTGTGRRINTPRQVLFASLIGTTIEFFDFYIYATAAVLVFPRLFFPASNPASAVLASLATFGIAFFARPVGSALFGHFGDRIGRKKTLVIALSTMGISTVAIGALPTYHTIGFAASLLLALCRFGQGLGLGGEWGGAVLLAIENAPPNKRAWYGMFPQLGAPIGFFLSGGIFLLLSRWLTDQQFFTFGWRLPFLASAVLVFLGLYVRLTITETPVFKESRERGEQEKVPMVAVFRRHSRALMAGVLVCLATFVLFYLMTVFALSWGTSALGYSRGKFLLMQMFDIFFFAIAIPLSAILAERGRRRTMLWVTAAIFAFGLIMAPMFSAGTVGAVSMMALGLFLMGMTYGPLGTVLSELFPTSVRYTGSSLAFSFAGIVGASLAPYIATWLAKTYGLPYVGYYLSGAAVLTFLGLLAIRETKDDDLVISKAKPS, encoded by the coding sequence ATGAGTACAGTACCTACCGGGACGGGAAGGCGCATCAATACACCGCGCCAGGTCCTGTTTGCAAGTTTGATCGGCACAACGATTGAGTTTTTCGATTTCTATATCTACGCAACTGCTGCTGTGCTGGTCTTTCCGCGCTTGTTTTTTCCGGCTTCAAATCCGGCCTCTGCTGTGCTCGCATCGCTGGCTACATTTGGTATTGCTTTCTTCGCGCGCCCGGTAGGGTCAGCGCTCTTTGGTCATTTTGGCGATCGCATCGGACGAAAGAAAACACTGGTCATCGCCCTATCCACCATGGGAATCTCAACAGTTGCCATTGGAGCGCTGCCAACTTATCATACGATTGGTTTTGCCGCGTCGCTGCTCCTCGCGCTGTGCCGTTTTGGCCAGGGACTCGGCCTTGGAGGGGAGTGGGGTGGAGCGGTACTCCTGGCAATTGAAAACGCGCCGCCTAACAAGCGCGCCTGGTATGGCATGTTTCCGCAACTTGGCGCTCCTATCGGATTTTTCCTCTCCGGCGGTATTTTCCTGCTTCTCTCTCGCTGGCTCACCGATCAGCAGTTTTTCACCTTTGGCTGGCGGCTGCCCTTTCTTGCAAGCGCCGTTCTCGTGTTTCTTGGTCTGTATGTTCGGCTGACAATTACCGAAACTCCTGTATTCAAAGAATCTCGCGAACGAGGGGAACAGGAAAAAGTACCGATGGTGGCCGTTTTTCGCCGTCATTCCAGGGCGCTCATGGCGGGTGTTCTCGTGTGTCTCGCAACGTTCGTACTTTTCTATCTGATGACGGTCTTCGCGCTCTCGTGGGGAACGAGTGCATTGGGTTATAGTCGCGGTAAATTCCTTCTGATGCAGATGTTCGACATCTTCTTTTTCGCTATAGCCATTCCACTTTCGGCAATACTGGCGGAGCGAGGTCGTCGTCGCACAATGCTTTGGGTTACGGCGGCAATCTTCGCCTTTGGTTTAATCATGGCACCCATGTTTAGCGCGGGCACCGTCGGAGCAGTGTCCATGATGGCCCTTGGCCTGTTCTTGATGGGGATGACATATGGGCCGCTTGGGACTGTGCTTTCAGAGCTCTTTCCAACCTCGGTACGCTACACCGGGAGTTCGCTGGCCTTCAGTTTCGCGGGCATTGTAGGCGCATCTCTGGCTCCATATATTGCCACCTGGTTAGCCAAAACATATGGACTGCCCTATGTCGGCTACTATCTCTCCGGTGCGGCCGTGCTGACATTTTTAGGTCTGCTTGCAATCAGGGAAACAAAGGACGATGATCTCGTCATTTCAAAAGCGAAACCAAGCTGA
- a CDS encoding GH92 family glycosyl hydrolase, whose amino-acid sequence MRRLPGIVIKSFSLLVVLACVPILSAQTGSPSTMVDPMIGTGPDGHTFPGATVPFGMVQLSPDTQIRSFRQSYKWAAGYRYEDTTILGFSHTHFSGAGHSDLGDVLLQPISGDVRLEPGDIDKPGSGYRSRFSHESEKAAPGYYAVSLLDYGIQAELTATARVGVHRYSYPSDKPARVLMDLRSSIYNYPGKVLWSRIRVRPDGTVTGMRETRGWAPGRQLYFAIRFSQPMKGHSLYDREPLPVEYHGFRTPGTTAEDTQSIEGRGLIASFDFGMVKEALVVKVAISPVSEDSAVANMDAEVPAFDFDAVHKAATSAWDRQLGLIDFKAEPAMLKNLYTALYHSLLAPSLSMDVDGGYRGPDNQVHYAKGFRYVSSLSLWDTYRAEQPLMTLIEPEQRTSDLIQSLLASQRESPFGILPIWQFQGIEAWCMIGYHAVPEIADAYVKGIRGFDADEALKAMVASANYGPYGNLEEYKKLGYVPVDHDAEAASKTVEYAFDDWTIARMAQAMKRTDIAATFDRRAANWKNNFNASDGFVEPRLANGEFRKPFDPTRAGEDSGFTEGNAWQYSWYQPQDEQGLIQLLGGKQQLIAKLDAMFDAKVDPAKYADVEDMAGMMGQYVHGNEPSHHLAYLYDYAGEPLRTQERLRQIVESQYRPTPDGLVGNDDLGQMSAWMIFTSLGFYPVAPGSNEYVIGRPFVSRAALHLPNGKTLTVVAENLSSSNAFIQSVTLNGKPLTRTFVRHEELMRGGELHFVMSSKADATWSTQPHEAPYSMTK is encoded by the coding sequence ATGCGTCGTTTGCCAGGTATTGTTATCAAGTCTTTCTCGCTTCTAGTTGTCCTTGCCTGTGTGCCGATTCTTTCCGCGCAGACGGGCTCTCCCTCCACGATGGTCGATCCGATGATTGGCACCGGTCCGGATGGTCATACCTTTCCCGGCGCGACCGTACCCTTCGGTATGGTGCAGCTCTCGCCGGATACGCAGATTCGCTCCTTCAGGCAGAGTTATAAATGGGCAGCGGGCTATCGCTACGAAGATACGACGATTCTCGGGTTTTCGCATACGCACTTTTCCGGTGCGGGACACTCCGACCTGGGAGACGTGCTGTTGCAACCGATCTCCGGCGACGTACGGCTTGAACCTGGCGATATCGACAAGCCTGGGTCTGGCTACCGGTCGCGCTTCAGTCATGAGAGCGAAAAGGCCGCACCCGGATACTATGCCGTTTCTCTTCTCGACTACGGCATCCAGGCTGAGCTGACGGCCACTGCGCGCGTTGGAGTCCACCGCTATAGTTACCCTTCGGACAAGCCTGCGCGGGTTTTGATGGATCTGCGCTCGTCAATTTACAACTATCCAGGCAAGGTGCTGTGGTCGCGTATCCGCGTGCGTCCAGATGGAACCGTGACCGGGATGAGAGAGACTCGTGGCTGGGCGCCTGGGCGGCAACTCTACTTTGCCATCCGTTTCTCTCAGCCGATGAAAGGGCACAGTTTATACGACCGCGAGCCCTTGCCGGTTGAATATCACGGATTCAGGACACCGGGTACAACCGCGGAAGACACGCAGTCGATCGAAGGCAGAGGACTCATTGCTTCATTCGACTTCGGCATGGTCAAGGAAGCTCTGGTCGTCAAGGTGGCCATATCGCCTGTCAGTGAAGACAGTGCGGTTGCAAACATGGATGCCGAAGTACCAGCTTTCGATTTCGATGCAGTGCACAAGGCAGCTACGTCTGCGTGGGACAGGCAGCTGGGTCTCATCGACTTCAAGGCCGAGCCCGCCATGCTCAAAAATCTGTACACGGCTCTCTACCACTCTTTGCTCGCTCCCAGTTTGAGCATGGATGTGGACGGAGGGTATCGCGGGCCGGATAACCAGGTTCATTATGCGAAGGGCTTTAGGTATGTTTCAAGCCTTTCGCTTTGGGATACCTATCGTGCGGAACAGCCGCTCATGACGTTGATTGAACCGGAGCAGCGCACCAGTGACCTGATCCAGTCGCTGCTTGCCTCGCAGCGTGAGAGTCCATTCGGGATACTCCCGATCTGGCAGTTCCAGGGCATCGAAGCGTGGTGCATGATCGGATATCACGCGGTACCGGAAATCGCAGACGCATACGTGAAAGGCATTCGCGGCTTTGATGCGGATGAGGCGTTGAAGGCTATGGTGGCCAGTGCAAACTACGGGCCATACGGCAATCTCGAAGAGTATAAGAAGCTGGGATACGTGCCTGTCGATCACGACGCAGAGGCTGCATCGAAGACTGTAGAGTACGCCTTTGACGACTGGACGATTGCCCGCATGGCGCAGGCGATGAAGCGGACCGATATCGCCGCGACCTTTGATCGCCGCGCGGCGAATTGGAAAAACAACTTCAATGCTTCGGATGGGTTTGTCGAGCCAAGGTTAGCTAACGGAGAATTTCGCAAGCCTTTCGATCCGACACGCGCGGGTGAGGATAGCGGTTTCACCGAGGGCAACGCGTGGCAGTATTCCTGGTATCAACCTCAGGATGAGCAGGGTCTCATTCAACTGCTGGGCGGCAAGCAGCAATTGATCGCCAAGCTCGATGCGATGTTTGATGCCAAAGTCGATCCGGCCAAGTATGCGGATGTTGAAGACATGGCCGGCATGATGGGACAGTACGTGCACGGCAATGAGCCAAGCCATCACCTGGCTTACCTCTACGACTATGCCGGCGAGCCATTGCGCACGCAGGAACGTCTTCGCCAGATCGTAGAGTCTCAGTATCGACCGACACCGGATGGCCTCGTCGGAAACGACGATCTCGGGCAGATGTCGGCGTGGATGATCTTTACATCGCTCGGGTTTTACCCCGTTGCGCCTGGATCGAATGAGTACGTGATTGGGCGGCCATTTGTATCCCGCGCAGCGCTGCACTTGCCAAACGGCAAGACTCTGACCGTGGTGGCGGAGAACCTGAGTTCCTCAAATGCCTTTATCCAGTCCGTTACGCTCAATGGCAAACCCTTAACGCGAACTTTTGTGCGGCATGAAGAGCTGATGCGAGGGGGCGAGTTGCATTTTGTGATGAGTTCGAAGGCAGATGCAACCTGGTCCACACAACCGCATGAAGCTCCCTATTCAATGACGAAGTGA
- a CDS encoding carboxypeptidase-like regulatory domain-containing protein produces MRLFSSRIFFFFVLAFSSGLVFAQTTATVNGTVTDSSNALIPGATVVLSNPSTGVRYEVKTDSAGSYRLANVPPGPGYTIEFNAQGFAALKVNNIYVNVANSRTQNAKLQPGVTVEVQVSDSAGVTLNTTDASIGNNFEVSKLEDLPVQDRTSPSVLFTLQPGITSSGATTGARTDQTNTTIDGLDVNDFATGNFAAITGNAPVDSIQEFRGTTAGFTADNGPGGGGQFQLVTRGGTNEWHGNINEYHRDNSTTANDWFDANAGVSQPELVRNQFGGAVGGPIKHDKIFFFFNFLGSRIAQQETVERTVPLPSFAAGNISYINNNAGCTDAARQNTSGNCISSINAAQVQQIDPAHIGESPQVFALFASRYPKVNDPTFADGVNSAGFRFNSAIPTNLTNYTGRIDWTLTPKIKIYGIGNVARENQVDGAAQFPGDPPSSQFVDRSYRYAAGMDWQISDSKVNQFTYGSVVQDYGFPRPSNPEGIYQISFGNGFTPSLADSPYASPSNAQSRHTIISQVNDNFIWTKGRHQLEVGGYFKWIHNSSSSVLGYNSYGIGLGGHIFSTPDLEPANLLPGDSVAAEYYDNAFVSSLGRVASISSTFNYDASGNVLAQPSSALRKYVYYQTQPYISDSWKVTPHLTVNVGLNYQYLTVPYETQGLETVQTTGFDQYFSAREKQSAAGISGNTAVPFITYVLGGKKNHGPSFYAANTHDFAPHVAFSYNPGFDPSTVFNGSAGVVYDRTVVNAVQYQQTQFSYLFEQNTTVNNGNNSDADGSIATDPRLAAPPLAVAPATPKAPFQPWVTNNQPNGLINGLFNEMIDPHLKTPYSILVNFGVQHQFQGSTILKVSYVGRFGRRLLAQADGSQLIDFPDTASGQTMNQAMVNIEREVRGGADVKNLPAEPWFEHQLPSGYKQGMANNTSAAAAANSSLVSKGDFADFIQALSPNLQPNVGMAAQFGENTVYTNKGFSSYHGLLVTLQKNLTHGLQFEVNYTWSHSIDNVSLVANGVAYGGYGFVCDAVHPRECRGNSDFDTAHYITSDLTYSLPFGRGRSFGAHLPWALDEVIGGWDLSAIPSWHSGQAWSALSNAFVAGFANDAPAIFNGDTNAVRRHIHKDTGGTLTVFADPAAAAAAFSGPVGLAIGSRNSLRGPQFFNVDAGVAKYFKLLPSKDVGLQFRADAFNVFNHPNFDDLDYGTYSAYTNITAPSNFGQLTAMNGAPRVLQLSARIRF; encoded by the coding sequence ATGAGGTTGTTTTCTTCCCGAATCTTCTTTTTCTTTGTACTTGCTTTCAGCTCTGGTCTTGTTTTTGCGCAAACTACCGCTACGGTCAACGGCACCGTCACCGATTCGTCGAATGCCCTCATTCCGGGCGCGACAGTGGTTTTGTCTAATCCTTCGACCGGTGTTCGTTATGAAGTCAAGACGGATTCGGCTGGTTCGTATCGCCTCGCCAATGTCCCCCCAGGACCTGGTTATACGATTGAGTTCAATGCTCAAGGCTTCGCTGCACTGAAAGTGAACAATATCTATGTAAATGTGGCCAATTCGCGTACTCAGAATGCAAAATTGCAGCCGGGTGTGACAGTTGAAGTGCAGGTTTCCGACTCCGCAGGCGTGACACTCAACACAACTGACGCCAGCATTGGTAACAATTTTGAAGTTTCAAAGCTAGAAGATCTTCCGGTCCAGGATCGTACTTCTCCGAGCGTTTTGTTCACCCTCCAACCCGGCATTACCTCCAGCGGCGCAACCACGGGTGCACGTACCGACCAGACCAACACCACGATCGATGGTCTGGATGTCAATGATTTCGCGACGGGTAATTTTGCAGCGATCACTGGTAATGCACCTGTCGATTCCATCCAGGAGTTTCGCGGCACGACGGCTGGCTTTACCGCGGATAATGGCCCGGGCGGTGGTGGACAGTTTCAGCTCGTGACGCGCGGCGGCACCAACGAGTGGCATGGCAATATCAACGAATATCATCGTGACAATTCCACCACGGCGAACGATTGGTTTGACGCGAACGCAGGCGTCTCGCAACCGGAGTTGGTGCGCAACCAATTTGGTGGGGCGGTCGGCGGCCCAATCAAGCACGACAAGATCTTCTTCTTCTTTAACTTTCTAGGTTCGCGTATCGCGCAGCAGGAGACAGTGGAGCGTACCGTTCCCCTCCCATCATTTGCAGCGGGAAACATCTCCTATATCAACAACAACGCGGGTTGCACCGATGCCGCCCGTCAGAACACGAGCGGGAATTGTATTTCATCGATCAATGCTGCGCAGGTGCAGCAGATCGACCCGGCTCATATCGGCGAAAGCCCCCAGGTCTTCGCGCTTTTTGCGAGCCGCTACCCTAAAGTGAACGATCCGACCTTTGCTGATGGCGTCAACTCGGCAGGATTCCGCTTCAACTCGGCTATCCCCACCAATCTGACCAACTATACGGGCAGAATCGATTGGACCTTGACCCCAAAGATCAAGATTTACGGCATTGGAAACGTCGCTCGTGAAAATCAGGTAGACGGCGCGGCGCAATTTCCTGGGGATCCACCATCAAGCCAGTTCGTCGATCGCAGTTATCGATATGCCGCCGGTATGGATTGGCAGATAAGCGACAGCAAGGTGAACCAATTCACCTACGGTAGCGTTGTTCAGGACTATGGCTTTCCTCGTCCATCAAATCCCGAGGGTATCTATCAAATCAGCTTTGGCAATGGCTTTACTCCCTCGTTAGCGGATAGCCCCTATGCCAGCCCATCCAACGCGCAATCCCGCCACACGATTATTTCCCAGGTGAACGATAACTTTATCTGGACCAAGGGGCGTCACCAGTTGGAGGTGGGTGGTTATTTCAAGTGGATTCACAACTCAAGCAGCTCTGTGCTTGGTTACAACAGCTACGGTATCGGTCTGGGCGGCCACATCTTCAGTACGCCCGACCTGGAGCCTGCCAATCTTCTCCCCGGCGACAGTGTCGCAGCGGAGTACTACGATAATGCGTTCGTCTCCTCGTTGGGACGTGTAGCCAGCATCAGCAGCACTTTCAACTATGATGCTTCAGGAAATGTACTTGCTCAGCCTTCCTCGGCTTTGCGCAAGTATGTCTACTACCAGACGCAGCCGTACATCAGTGATAGCTGGAAAGTGACTCCACACCTTACGGTAAATGTTGGGTTGAACTATCAATACCTCACCGTTCCGTATGAGACGCAGGGGCTCGAAACCGTACAGACCACTGGCTTTGACCAGTACTTCTCAGCGCGCGAAAAGCAAAGCGCCGCTGGTATTTCCGGAAATACTGCAGTGCCTTTCATTACGTATGTCCTGGGTGGGAAGAAAAACCATGGACCATCTTTCTATGCAGCCAACACGCATGACTTTGCTCCTCATGTTGCGTTTTCCTACAACCCTGGTTTCGATCCGTCGACGGTCTTTAATGGCAGCGCCGGTGTGGTTTATGACCGGACTGTCGTCAACGCGGTGCAGTATCAGCAGACCCAGTTCTCTTATCTGTTCGAGCAAAATACCACGGTAAACAACGGCAACAATTCCGATGCGGATGGTTCTATTGCAACCGATCCACGCCTGGCAGCACCTCCGCTAGCCGTCGCTCCAGCAACTCCAAAGGCTCCCTTTCAACCCTGGGTTACGAACAATCAACCAAATGGCTTGATCAACGGTCTCTTCAACGAGATGATCGATCCGCATCTCAAAACGCCGTATTCGATTCTGGTCAACTTTGGAGTGCAGCACCAGTTCCAAGGTTCAACCATCCTGAAGGTCAGCTATGTCGGTCGTTTTGGTCGTCGGTTGTTGGCACAGGCGGACGGCAGCCAACTCATCGATTTCCCAGATACAGCCTCGGGTCAAACAATGAACCAGGCAATGGTGAATATTGAACGGGAAGTTCGCGGCGGAGCCGACGTCAAGAATCTGCCAGCGGAGCCGTGGTTTGAACATCAACTGCCTAGCGGATACAAACAGGGGATGGCAAATAACACCTCTGCTGCTGCGGCCGCAAACTCATCCTTGGTATCAAAGGGTGACTTCGCCGATTTCATTCAGGCATTGTCTCCAAACCTGCAACCCAATGTCGGTATGGCTGCCCAGTTCGGCGAAAACACGGTCTACACCAACAAGGGTTTTTCCAGCTATCACGGATTGCTCGTTACATTGCAAAAGAATCTGACCCATGGATTGCAATTTGAAGTGAACTACACATGGTCGCATTCCATCGACAATGTATCGCTTGTAGCGAACGGGGTTGCATACGGCGGTTATGGGTTCGTTTGCGACGCCGTACATCCGCGCGAGTGCCGTGGTAATTCCGATTTTGATACCGCGCATTACATCACCAGCGATTTGACTTATTCCTTGCCGTTTGGCCGTGGCCGCAGCTTTGGCGCTCATCTGCCCTGGGCTCTGGATGAAGTGATTGGCGGCTGGGATCTGAGCGCTATTCCTTCATGGCACAGCGGGCAAGCATGGTCGGCGTTGTCGAATGCATTCGTCGCAGGATTTGCGAACGATGCACCGGCAATCTTTAACGGAGATACCAACGCTGTCCGGCGTCACATTCATAAAGACACCGGCGGTACGCTCACTGTTTTTGCGGATCCTGCCGCTGCTGCTGCTGCGTTCTCCGGCCCTGTCGGTCTCGCCATCGGCAGCCGCAACAGTCTTCGCGGACCTCAATTCTTCAACGTGGATGCAGGCGTTGCAAAGTACTTTAAGCTTCTTCCATCGAAGGATGTGGGCCTGCAATTCCGTGCTGACGCATTCAATGTCTTTAATCATCCGAACTTCGATGATCTGGACTACGGAACCTACTCGGCATACACCAACATTACTGCGCCGAGCAACTTCGGACAGCTGACTGCGATGAATGGAGCACCTCGCGTGCTGCAACTCTCAGCCCGCATCCGCTTCTAA
- a CDS encoding NAD(P)H-dependent flavin oxidoreductase, whose amino-acid sequence MLTPRTQLPWNETRVTSALKIRYPIIQGPLGGFSSQRLTAAVSNFGGLGSFGGHGLRPETIAETIAEIRSLTDRPFAMNLWVSMQDDGAFTSDRQAFERGLRHIAPHLKALGQNPPVYQPYEGIRFEDQARILLDARVPVFSFIYGIPPRELLDECRRLGIVIMGTATTVEEAKALEDAGVDIVVASGFEAGGHRGSFLRSSEESLTGTFSLTPQVADAIALPVVAAGGISDARGVLAAFALGAEGVQMGSAFLACEESGASKLHRRMLLDSAGRSTGLTRGFTGRLARGFRNTMMDDWNSSPEDILPYPLQRRLVRHLSVPAQSAEQEELLPLWAGQSAGLNRHTQAQLLMEEITSALSEIGGPVLDWAEGRALKERS is encoded by the coding sequence ATGCTCACCCCTAGGACGCAACTGCCCTGGAATGAAACGCGCGTCACATCGGCGTTGAAGATTCGTTATCCCATCATCCAGGGCCCTCTCGGAGGTTTCTCCTCGCAACGACTCACTGCCGCGGTATCGAACTTCGGCGGACTGGGCTCCTTCGGTGGACACGGACTTCGCCCGGAAACGATTGCCGAGACGATCGCAGAGATCCGTTCTCTGACCGACCGGCCGTTTGCGATGAACCTCTGGGTGTCGATGCAAGATGATGGTGCGTTCACATCGGACCGCCAAGCCTTCGAGCGGGGTCTTCGACATATTGCTCCGCATCTGAAGGCGCTGGGCCAGAACCCGCCTGTATATCAGCCTTACGAAGGTATTCGGTTTGAAGATCAGGCGCGGATTTTACTGGATGCCAGGGTTCCCGTCTTCAGCTTCATCTATGGGATTCCCCCGCGCGAGCTACTGGACGAATGCCGTCGTTTGGGGATTGTGATCATGGGCACGGCGACTACCGTGGAAGAAGCGAAAGCGTTGGAAGACGCAGGAGTCGACATCGTCGTTGCTTCCGGTTTCGAGGCTGGAGGACACCGGGGATCGTTTCTTCGCTCTTCTGAGGAGTCTTTGACCGGCACATTTTCTCTGACGCCACAGGTTGCCGATGCGATTGCGCTTCCAGTTGTAGCTGCGGGCGGAATCTCCGATGCGCGCGGTGTTCTTGCGGCTTTTGCTTTGGGTGCGGAGGGTGTCCAGATGGGCTCGGCATTTCTGGCCTGCGAGGAATCGGGCGCCAGTAAACTGCATCGCAGAATGCTTTTGGATAGTGCCGGGCGAAGCACAGGGCTGACGCGAGGTTTTACCGGGCGTCTTGCTCGTGGGTTTCGGAACACGATGATGGACGATTGGAATTCTTCACCAGAAGATATTCTGCCCTACCCGCTTCAGAGGCGATTAGTGCGCCACCTTTCAGTTCCCGCACAGTCCGCAGAACAGGAAGAGTTGCTTCCCTTATGGGCGGGTCAGAGCGCGGGACTGAACCGGCATACACAGGCCCAGCTTCTTATGGAGGAGATCACCAGCGCATTGAGCGAGATAGGTGGCCCGGTTCTGGATTGGGCGGAAGGACGCGCTTTGAAGGAACGTTCCTGA
- a CDS encoding RidA family protein, with the protein MVNTPQHETASAEERIAALGISMPPAPEPLGAYAETVQSGNLLFITGTMPVAGGKPKYVGVLGKDVDFADGVKAARLAALNALAAARQHLGSLDRVSRVLKTEVYLVTTEDLVLSQPKIADGASELLIEIYGSKGLSARKVMGVSSLPLYVPLMVELLLEVKA; encoded by the coding sequence ATGGTAAACACACCGCAACATGAAACTGCTTCGGCAGAGGAACGAATTGCTGCACTTGGAATCAGTATGCCTCCAGCGCCCGAGCCGCTGGGGGCATACGCGGAGACAGTGCAGAGCGGCAACCTGCTTTTCATCACGGGAACGATGCCTGTCGCAGGTGGAAAGCCGAAGTATGTGGGCGTGCTCGGTAAAGATGTGGATTTTGCCGATGGGGTGAAGGCGGCAAGACTCGCAGCCCTGAATGCGCTCGCAGCGGCTCGTCAACATCTGGGATCGCTCGACCGCGTCAGCCGCGTCCTGAAGACGGAGGTCTATCTTGTGACCACGGAGGACCTGGTTTTAAGTCAACCGAAGATCGCCGATGGCGCTTCGGAGCTTTTGATTGAGATCTATGGGAGCAAAGGGCTCTCTGCGCGAAAGGTCATGGGCGTTTCGAGCCTCCCGCTTTACGTACCGTTGATGGTGGAACTGTTATTGGAAGTAAAGGCGTAG